In a single window of the Saccharothrix australiensis genome:
- a CDS encoding NAD(P)H-binding protein: protein MADRIGPVAVLGATGAVGSALLVDLAARGVRPLAVVRPGSGGPSRDVADVVEGDLTRPESLLPALTGARTLLLLTPLHPAQDSLQRAIVEVAKEAGVERVVKVSALGADPAARCSIHRQHGLVEEALAESGLRHTLVRPNGFAQNLRQWLPGITARGAIALPVGDAEVSWVDVRDVAAVAAVALTDPALDGAVLEVTGPRALDYPTVAGYFSRELGREVRFVDVSPEAAFDAMTGAGMPPWAAEARLGLYATYRAGEAALVTTTVEDVVGRPARALTSVVGELLGRTPV, encoded by the coding sequence GTGGCCGACCGCATCGGACCGGTCGCCGTGCTCGGGGCCACGGGCGCCGTCGGCTCCGCGCTGCTGGTCGACCTGGCCGCCCGCGGGGTGCGGCCGTTGGCCGTGGTGCGCCCCGGGTCGGGCGGCCCGTCGCGCGACGTCGCCGACGTGGTCGAAGGCGATCTGACGCGACCGGAGAGCCTGCTGCCCGCGCTCACCGGCGCCCGGACGCTGCTCCTGCTGACGCCGCTGCACCCGGCGCAGGACTCCTTGCAGCGCGCGATCGTCGAGGTGGCGAAGGAGGCGGGCGTCGAACGCGTGGTGAAGGTGTCCGCGCTCGGCGCGGACCCCGCCGCGCGGTGCTCGATCCACCGCCAGCACGGGCTGGTCGAGGAGGCGCTGGCGGAGTCGGGTCTGCGCCACACCTTGGTGCGGCCCAACGGGTTCGCGCAGAACCTGCGGCAGTGGCTGCCGGGCATCACCGCCCGCGGCGCCATCGCGCTGCCCGTCGGCGACGCGGAGGTGAGCTGGGTCGACGTGCGCGACGTGGCCGCGGTGGCGGCGGTGGCGCTCACCGATCCCGCGCTGGACGGCGCGGTGCTGGAGGTGACCGGCCCGCGGGCGCTCGACTACCCCACCGTGGCCGGGTACTTCTCCCGCGAACTCGGTCGGGAGGTCCGGTTCGTCGACGTGTCGCCGGAGGCGGCCTTCGACGCCATGACCGGCGCGGGGATGCCGCCGTGGGCGGCCGAGGCCAGGCTCGGGCTCTACGCCACCTACCGGGCGGGCGAGGCGGCCCTGGTGACCACCACCGTCGAGGACGTGGTCGGCAGGCCGGCGCGGGCGCTGACCTCCGTCGTCGGCGAACTGCTCGGCCGGACGCCGGTGTGA
- a CDS encoding NAD(P)/FAD-dependent oxidoreductase: MPVVGGRFVDGSRGGYRRELDIAVVGAGVLGLATTDALVRRGADVTCFDGRPPGSGLSGGLTRTFRNRHDDPRVVRLAVAGRAGYREWERRLGRRLVGDEGAVYAGMGEADTAGLRANGVAHHFADAARHRELFGVLAPVSGRLLVDPGGGAIRARRVIDALAGWVGDRVVPADVHSVTVPSGGGVEIQTTEAIYRARHVVLCAGTAVPRLASGAGFEIPLRQALHARPHFRVREECRGGPLPCWVDRSGEFGEWVYGSPIGSTGSYVLGLIGPDVDVPFDARGALPPGSTMDTRVERLRSYARKAMPGLAPEPVGIRVCVMTKLPVGSDGFRVWHAPGVSAVAGHNLFKLAPVLGELLADTAQSDELPATLREIGDAAMGVA; the protein is encoded by the coding sequence ATGCCGGTGGTTGGCGGTCGGTTCGTCGACGGGAGCCGCGGCGGGTACCGCCGCGAACTGGACATAGCGGTGGTCGGCGCGGGCGTGCTGGGCCTCGCCACGACCGACGCCCTCGTCCGGCGCGGCGCGGACGTCACCTGCTTCGACGGGCGTCCACCGGGGAGCGGGCTCTCCGGCGGTCTCACCCGGACGTTCCGCAACCGCCACGACGACCCGCGGGTGGTGCGGCTCGCCGTCGCCGGCCGCGCCGGTTACCGCGAGTGGGAGCGGCGCCTCGGGCGCAGGCTGGTCGGTGACGAGGGCGCGGTGTACGCGGGGATGGGAGAGGCGGACACCGCGGGGCTGCGCGCCAACGGGGTCGCGCACCACTTCGCCGACGCCGCGCGCCACCGGGAGCTGTTCGGGGTGCTGGCGCCGGTCTCCGGCCGGCTGCTCGTCGACCCCGGCGGCGGCGCGATCCGCGCCCGCCGCGTGATCGACGCGCTCGCCGGCTGGGTCGGCGACCGCGTCGTCCCGGCGGACGTCCACAGCGTCACGGTGCCGTCCGGCGGCGGGGTGGAGATCCAGACCACCGAGGCGATCTACCGGGCGAGGCACGTCGTGCTCTGCGCGGGTACCGCGGTGCCGCGGCTCGCGTCCGGGGCCGGGTTCGAGATCCCGCTGCGGCAGGCCCTGCACGCGCGACCGCACTTCCGCGTCCGGGAGGAGTGCCGCGGCGGGCCGCTGCCCTGCTGGGTCGACCGGTCCGGCGAGTTCGGCGAGTGGGTGTACGGCTCGCCCATCGGGTCCACGGGGAGCTACGTGCTCGGCCTGATCGGCCCGGACGTCGACGTGCCCTTCGACGCGCGCGGCGCGCTGCCGCCGGGGTCCACGATGGACACCCGGGTCGAGCGGCTGCGGTCGTACGCGCGGAAGGCGATGCCCGGCCTGGCCCCGGAGCCGGTCGGCATCCGGGTCTGCGTGATGACCAAGCTGCCCGTCGGCAGCGACGGGTTCCGGGTCTGGCACGCGCCCGGCGTCAGCGCGGTCGCGGGGCACAACCTGTTCAAGCTCGCGCCCGTGCTGGGCGAGCTGCTGGCCGACACGGCGCAGTCCGACGAGCTGCCCGCGACCCTGCGGGAGATCGGCGACGCGGCGATGGGGGTGGCGTGA
- a CDS encoding FAD-binding oxidoreductase, giving the protein MSPLSRRTILTRGALLGGATLVAPAARQGAAGGHPDPSAEPAPEVLRGDPRHASLSRGQNQRWVSNPERIALPRSTRQVVDAVQAAVADGKRLAVRSGGHCYEGFVDHPGTQVIIDMSGMAAIEYDHRHNAVMVEVGATLGEVYGALYKRWGVTLPGGSCHPVGVGGHVAGAGYGQLSRRHGVIVDHLHAVEVVVVDGHGRARAVVATRDAHDPNRDLWWAHTGGGGGSFGVVTRYWFRSPDAVGGDPARLLPAPPAAMWTHRVQWPWEGITEQRFAALLRNYGAWHERNSDAGGPCAGLFARLELTTRPTGPLYLVVQVDAGAPDAERLMDDFVAEVGAGVGPRETTDRRLLPWLQSTGWPGLWVSNPTERAKQKSSYQRKGFSEHQIGAFHRSLSETDHRHVGFAVSIASYGGKVNTVAPDATAQPHRDSVLKLLWGTSWSEAADDERNLRWHREFYRAVHADTGGVPVPNDRTDGCFVNYADVDLGDPRWNTSGVPWSTLYFKDNYPRLQAVKARWDPRDVFRHAQSIRLPA; this is encoded by the coding sequence ATGAGCCCGTTGTCCCGCAGAACGATCCTGACCCGCGGCGCGCTGCTCGGCGGCGCGACGCTGGTCGCGCCCGCCGCGCGCCAGGGCGCGGCAGGCGGCCACCCGGACCCCTCGGCCGAACCCGCGCCCGAGGTCCTCCGGGGCGACCCGCGCCACGCCAGCCTGTCCAGGGGGCAGAACCAGCGCTGGGTGAGCAACCCGGAGCGGATCGCACTGCCCCGCTCGACGCGGCAGGTCGTCGACGCGGTGCAGGCCGCCGTCGCCGACGGCAAGCGCCTGGCGGTGCGCAGCGGCGGTCACTGCTACGAGGGCTTCGTGGACCACCCCGGCACCCAGGTGATCATCGACATGTCCGGGATGGCCGCGATCGAGTACGACCACCGGCACAACGCGGTGATGGTCGAGGTGGGCGCGACGCTCGGCGAGGTGTACGGGGCGCTCTACAAGCGCTGGGGCGTGACGCTGCCGGGCGGCTCCTGCCACCCGGTCGGCGTCGGCGGGCACGTCGCGGGCGCGGGCTACGGCCAGCTCAGCCGCCGCCACGGCGTGATCGTCGACCACCTGCACGCGGTCGAGGTCGTGGTCGTCGACGGGCACGGCCGGGCCCGCGCGGTGGTGGCCACCCGCGACGCCCACGACCCGAACCGCGACCTGTGGTGGGCGCACACCGGTGGCGGCGGCGGGAGCTTCGGCGTCGTCACCCGGTACTGGTTCCGCTCGCCGGACGCCGTCGGCGGCGACCCGGCACGGCTGCTGCCCGCGCCGCCGGCCGCGATGTGGACCCACCGGGTGCAGTGGCCGTGGGAGGGGATCACCGAGCAGCGGTTCGCCGCGCTGCTGCGCAACTACGGCGCGTGGCACGAGCGCAACAGCGACGCCGGCGGCCCGTGCGCCGGCCTGTTCGCCCGGCTGGAGCTGACCACCCGGCCCACCGGCCCGCTCTACCTGGTCGTCCAGGTCGACGCCGGCGCGCCCGACGCCGAGCGGCTCATGGACGACTTCGTCGCGGAGGTCGGCGCGGGCGTCGGCCCGCGCGAGACGACCGACCGCAGGCTGCTCCCGTGGCTCCAGTCGACGGGCTGGCCGGGGCTGTGGGTGAGCAACCCGACCGAGCGCGCCAAGCAGAAGTCCAGCTACCAGCGCAAGGGCTTCAGCGAGCACCAGATCGGCGCGTTCCACCGGTCGCTGAGCGAGACCGACCACCGGCACGTCGGGTTCGCCGTCTCCATCGCCTCGTACGGCGGGAAGGTCAACACCGTCGCGCCGGACGCCACGGCGCAGCCGCACCGCGACTCGGTGCTGAAGCTGCTGTGGGGCACGAGCTGGTCGGAGGCGGCGGACGACGAGCGCAACCTCCGCTGGCACCGCGAGTTCTACCGGGCGGTGCACGCGGACACCGGCGGTGTGCCGGTCCCGAACGACCGCACGGACGGGTGCTTCGTCAACTACGCCGACGTCGACCTCGGCGACCCGCGGTGGAACACCTCCGGCGTCCCCTGGAGCACCTTGTACTTCAAGGACAACTACCCGCGATTACAAGCGGTCAAGGCGCGGTGGGACCCTCGGGACGTGTTCCGCCACGCGCAGTCGATCCGCCTGCCCGCATGA
- a CDS encoding DMT family transporter, giving the protein MREHDVLDEARAKAKAMTVAWVILVGAGFLEIIWAISMKHSEGFTRLWPTVIGLVTAWTSFILLTFALKSLPVATAYAVWAGIGAVGTAVVGIVLLGEGTSPLRVLFLSLITIGIVGLHLIGG; this is encoded by the coding sequence GTGCGTGAGCACGACGTCCTGGACGAGGCACGAGCGAAGGCGAAGGCGATGACCGTGGCCTGGGTCATTCTGGTCGGTGCGGGGTTCCTGGAGATCATCTGGGCGATCTCGATGAAGCACTCGGAGGGCTTCACCCGCCTGTGGCCCACCGTCATCGGGCTGGTGACCGCCTGGACCAGCTTCATCCTGCTCACCTTCGCCCTCAAGAGCCTGCCGGTGGCCACCGCGTACGCGGTCTGGGCGGGTATCGGCGCGGTCGGCACCGCGGTCGTGGGCATCGTGCTGTTGGGCGAGGGGACCTCGCCGCTCCGGGTGCTGTTCCTCTCGCTCATCACGATCGGCATCGTCGGGCTCCACCTCATCGGCGGTTGA
- a CDS encoding TetR/AcrR family transcriptional regulator translates to MAKRGRPRAFERTEALRAAMNLFWEQGYEGTSISELAAGMGINSPSLYAAFGSKEALFREAVALYDATESDATASALAEPTARRSMEALLRNNLVAYTDPGTPRGCMIVLAANTGKTRNEEVREYLAEYRRSTISVVADRLRRGVADGDVPPTADIAAISAFFTTVLHGLSIQARDGASSAELQQVVDVAMAAWDGMVRPAATP, encoded by the coding sequence ATGGCGAAACGCGGACGACCGCGCGCGTTCGAGCGGACCGAAGCGCTGCGCGCGGCCATGAACCTGTTCTGGGAGCAGGGCTACGAGGGCACGTCGATCAGCGAGCTGGCCGCGGGCATGGGCATCAACTCGCCCAGCCTCTACGCCGCCTTCGGGTCGAAGGAAGCCCTCTTCCGCGAGGCGGTGGCCCTCTACGACGCGACCGAGAGCGACGCCACGGCGTCGGCGCTGGCCGAGCCCACCGCACGGCGGTCGATGGAGGCGCTGCTCCGCAACAACCTCGTCGCCTACACCGATCCCGGCACGCCGCGCGGCTGCATGATCGTGTTGGCCGCGAACACCGGGAAGACGAGGAACGAAGAGGTCCGCGAGTACCTCGCCGAGTACCGCCGGAGCACCATCTCGGTGGTGGCCGACCGGCTGCGCCGAGGCGTGGCGGACGGCGACGTGCCGCCCACCGCCGACATCGCGGCCATCAGCGCCTTCTTCACCACCGTGCTGCACGGCCTGTCCATCCAGGCGCGCGACGGCGCTTCCAGCGCGGAGCTGCAGCAGGTGGTCGACGTGGCCATGGCGGCGTGGGACGGCATGGTCCGGCCGGCCGCGACGCCCTGA
- a CDS encoding cupin domain-containing protein translates to MSIPAKNPPQAHYLAADEGPSVWAFSGDQYTIKAGADETGGAMGLIEVVVPPLSGPPLHTHQNEDEAFYILDGRFEVVANDRELTVEPGGFIYLPKGTFHRFRNIGEAHGKLLLLFAPAGFEQYFLDVGLPTAEHPTPPPSDRYPDDVARSVALGHEKYGLRYYET, encoded by the coding sequence ATGAGCATCCCCGCCAAGAACCCGCCGCAGGCCCACTACCTGGCCGCCGACGAGGGGCCGAGCGTCTGGGCGTTCAGCGGCGACCAGTACACGATCAAGGCGGGCGCGGACGAGACCGGCGGCGCGATGGGCTTGATCGAGGTCGTCGTGCCGCCGCTGAGCGGCCCGCCGCTGCACACGCACCAGAACGAGGACGAGGCGTTCTACATCCTCGACGGCCGGTTCGAGGTGGTCGCGAACGACCGTGAGCTGACCGTCGAGCCGGGTGGCTTCATCTACCTGCCGAAGGGCACGTTCCACCGCTTCCGCAACATCGGCGAGGCGCACGGCAAGCTGCTCCTGCTGTTCGCCCCGGCGGGCTTCGAGCAGTACTTCCTGGACGTCGGCCTGCCGACCGCGGAGCACCCGACGCCGCCGCCCTCCGACCGGTACCCGGACGACGTGGCCAGGTCGGTGGCCCTCGGCCACGAGAAGTACGGGCTCCGCTACTACGAGACGTGA
- a CDS encoding FAD-binding oxidoreductase codes for MDILDLRRRVSGEVVHREDASYEELRRSLVWNGLKTARRPEVVVRAAHEPDVVEAVRFARANGLQVAVRGGGHNWVGFSQRDRGLLLDVSALTAVSVDVGSRTAAVGPGVRSQDLDRLLSAEGLAFPVGHCATVPMSGFLLNGGLGWNTNAWRPACFSVSSARVVTAAGTVVVAGEEDDRDLLWAVRGAGPGFFGVVTEYRLRLYPEPRRITSNTYYHRMSDVDGLATWFEEAVHRLPEQVEVSFFMQPAPPDLAAAAEPDNGYVCVLGATAFVDSPDEARSVMSVLDESPVLADCLRVERDQATPIDALLRPSLAAWPEGLRYLADTAWSDSPAEVVRRSRDHHLRAPSRRSFATTWFSTGPRGIASRHPDAAFSLTGRTLTLSYAIWDDEAQDEANHLWHRTMVDDLHEVSTGHYIAEVDIVRHPERHERSFKPENWKRLHELRQRYDPESLFHGPYTDGEAG; via the coding sequence ATGGACATCCTGGACCTCCGGCGGCGCGTCTCGGGCGAGGTCGTCCACCGGGAGGACGCCTCCTACGAGGAACTCCGCCGCTCGCTCGTCTGGAACGGGCTGAAGACGGCCCGCCGCCCCGAGGTCGTCGTCCGGGCCGCGCACGAGCCGGACGTGGTCGAGGCCGTCCGGTTCGCCCGTGCCAACGGGCTTCAGGTCGCCGTCCGGGGCGGCGGGCACAACTGGGTCGGTTTCTCGCAGCGCGACCGGGGCCTGCTGCTCGACGTCTCCGCGCTGACGGCGGTGTCCGTCGACGTGGGGTCGCGCACGGCCGCGGTCGGGCCGGGCGTGCGCAGCCAGGACCTCGACCGCCTGCTCTCCGCCGAGGGCCTCGCCTTCCCCGTCGGGCACTGCGCGACCGTCCCGATGAGCGGCTTCCTGCTCAACGGCGGCCTCGGCTGGAACACCAACGCCTGGCGGCCGGCCTGCTTCAGCGTGTCCAGCGCCCGCGTCGTCACCGCGGCCGGGACCGTCGTCGTCGCCGGCGAGGAGGACGACCGCGACCTGCTGTGGGCGGTCCGCGGCGCGGGCCCCGGGTTCTTCGGCGTCGTCACGGAATACCGCCTGCGGCTGTACCCCGAGCCGCGTCGGATCACCTCGAACACCTACTACCACCGGATGTCCGATGTGGACGGCCTGGCCACGTGGTTCGAGGAAGCGGTGCACAGGCTGCCGGAGCAGGTGGAGGTCTCCTTCTTCATGCAGCCGGCGCCGCCCGACCTCGCGGCGGCGGCCGAGCCGGACAACGGGTACGTGTGCGTGCTCGGCGCGACGGCGTTCGTCGACTCCCCGGACGAGGCCCGCTCGGTCATGTCCGTGCTCGACGAGAGCCCGGTGCTCGCCGACTGCCTCCGGGTCGAGCGCGACCAGGCGACGCCGATCGACGCGCTGCTGCGACCCAGCCTCGCCGCGTGGCCCGAGGGGCTGCGGTACCTCGCCGACACGGCGTGGTCCGACTCGCCGGCGGAGGTCGTGCGCCGCAGCCGGGACCACCACCTGCGCGCGCCTTCGCGGCGGTCGTTCGCGACGACGTGGTTCTCGACCGGTCCGCGGGGCATCGCCTCGCGGCACCCCGACGCGGCGTTCTCCCTGACCGGCCGCACGCTGACCCTCAGCTACGCGATCTGGGACGACGAGGCGCAGGACGAGGCCAACCACCTCTGGCACCGCACGATGGTCGACGACCTGCACGAGGTGTCCACCGGTCACTACATCGCGGAGGTCGACATCGTGCGCCACCCGGAGCGCCACGAGCGGTCCTTCAAGCCCGAGAACTGGAAGCGGCTGCACGAGCTGCGGCAGCGGTACGACCCGGAAAGCCTTTTCCACGGCCCGTACACCGACGGCGAGGCCGGCTGA
- a CDS encoding patatin-like phospholipase family protein, giving the protein MLSDGRDSCPSSSRVEAHWSADHPVRDVLNRRRASGSKPGNRSDGFKVGLAVEGGGLRGVVSGAMLSALEDLGFADGFDDVYTCSSGAVNGAYFITRRTWFPLSIYFDDLTTGTFLDFRRVLRGVGPMNLEYVFEEVLAHRKPLDYAAVIAAPQRLHVMVTDVDGLRTLDVHEFHSPEDLRSALRASTWLPLAIRGTADFRGQRAIDGGVLRFHPFRAAVLDGCTHVLSLSTRPIAPSHSGTPLINRLVARHLERVRPGLGTGFLKSMEDYRLKDRPHLARSRRHPGEPAVLDLAPLPGTPEIKRHEVDRGKLIDGARSAYRLVHQVLEGRDVVVVPRMTVYPPRPDAEGPS; this is encoded by the coding sequence GTGTTATCCGACGGACGCGACTCGTGTCCGAGCAGCTCGCGGGTCGAAGCGCACTGGTCGGCCGACCACCCGGTGCGCGACGTGCTGAACCGCCGCCGGGCGAGCGGCAGCAAGCCCGGCAACCGGTCGGACGGGTTCAAGGTCGGGCTCGCCGTCGAGGGCGGCGGTCTGCGCGGGGTGGTCTCCGGCGCGATGCTCAGCGCCCTGGAGGACCTGGGGTTCGCCGACGGCTTCGACGACGTCTACACGTGCTCGTCGGGCGCGGTGAACGGGGCGTACTTCATCACGCGGCGGACCTGGTTCCCGTTGTCCATCTACTTCGACGACCTGACCACCGGGACGTTCCTGGACTTCCGGCGGGTGCTGCGCGGCGTGGGCCCGATGAACCTGGAGTACGTGTTCGAGGAAGTCCTGGCCCACCGCAAACCCCTGGACTACGCCGCCGTCATCGCGGCGCCGCAGCGCCTGCACGTCATGGTCACCGACGTCGACGGGCTGCGCACGCTGGACGTGCACGAGTTCCACTCGCCCGAAGACCTGCGGTCGGCGTTGCGCGCGAGCACGTGGTTACCGCTGGCGATCCGGGGCACCGCCGACTTCCGGGGGCAGCGCGCGATCGACGGCGGAGTGCTGCGGTTCCACCCCTTCCGCGCGGCCGTGCTGGACGGCTGCACCCACGTCCTGTCGTTGAGCACCCGGCCGATCGCGCCGTCCCACTCCGGCACGCCGCTGATCAACCGCCTCGTCGCCCGGCACCTGGAGCGCGTGCGCCCCGGCCTGGGCACGGGGTTCCTCAAGTCGATGGAGGACTACCGCCTCAAGGACCGGCCGCACCTCGCCCGCAGCCGCCGCCACCCCGGCGAGCCCGCGGTCCTCGACCTCGCGCCGCTGCCCGGCACACCCGAGATCAAGCGCCACGAGGTCGACCGGGGCAAGCTCATCGACGGCGCGCGGTCGGCGTACCGGCTGGTGCACCAGGTGCTCGAAGGCAGGGACGTCGTCGTCGTGCCCCGGATGACGGTGTACCCGCCGAGGCCCGACGCGGAAGGGCCTTCGTGA
- a CDS encoding protein kinase domain-containing protein, which yields MTGVGTADAEVLRHVLRHALRLGRRESEAEALRAIHELCGNGASWRQVLARIPLDRLSFQLEAGVERTAAIAALTSWCRGFKTGREGGHQRRESEVFGYLSVLLITLITMEPSDGDAAREDHDCPNLCHALVRDASVRRALVELYSPARTAERHVVGEWATVRRARFEFHRHGTTSFLLRGKPEQVTARHTEFALKCVLFPYADIPVIAAKTRSYEAEHNSLDANGRLVGHMVRVWASTDNWILMDFAEGRTLAEEIDALKREAALPAAGRFRRRRPSPAGNVRLDLIRRVGLPLLAALAELHRCGKRHEDLSPTNIIVHRRVPDRDGREYDLTFVDFGRNYLYSGALAGSHAAQSVYVAPEVRANSEDVPKADLYSLGRILIALGDVGENRDDTIPDRFYGQAPLIARVVEDLIDVRPDRRLLVFPVPIDDTDVYHYLRQVLEQELDVTQAALVNDPELRPLAIPYDRHTVVETVRTLFPVSREPKRRRRIYRMRKQQGVLGDARRSMHARWLLFFSVVSSLSYFVSATVCVLWFLRDLGIDVLGPPVQLLLRPWDVPPDVIPLVDDLRAPDYRLGKEHVWENLPARIIGLSFALASVRYYQNILGGLTTLVAGSSALPGSLLRVATEVAIRLMAPWASWLILWVNLVDVDHWPLGTAIGYTGVVFSNLLCAAFASRYLALAREARLSTVPPEHQKIIGLDAFRQWGPTVTLYSTTVWIFAYLIINKTLKDTYVYALSVALVNIGLFYVLKTGINALDVRTGLNRCFLAAERLRYEAEATYRPKPLSARKEPVLVNPD from the coding sequence GTGACCGGCGTCGGGACCGCGGACGCCGAGGTCCTGCGCCACGTGCTGCGGCACGCCCTCCGGCTGGGCCGGCGGGAGTCGGAGGCCGAAGCCCTGCGCGCGATCCACGAGCTGTGCGGCAACGGCGCCTCGTGGCGGCAGGTCCTGGCGCGCATCCCGCTCGACAGGCTGTCGTTCCAACTGGAGGCGGGCGTCGAGCGCACGGCCGCCATCGCGGCGCTGACGAGTTGGTGCCGCGGCTTCAAGACCGGTCGCGAGGGCGGTCACCAGCGGCGCGAGTCCGAGGTGTTCGGGTACCTGTCGGTCCTGCTGATCACGCTGATCACGATGGAGCCGTCCGACGGCGACGCGGCGCGCGAGGACCACGACTGCCCGAACCTGTGCCACGCCCTGGTGCGGGACGCCTCGGTGCGGCGGGCCCTGGTCGAGCTGTACTCGCCCGCCCGCACCGCCGAGCGCCACGTCGTCGGCGAGTGGGCGACCGTGCGGCGCGCGCGGTTCGAGTTCCACCGGCACGGGACGACGTCGTTCCTGCTGCGCGGCAAACCCGAGCAGGTGACCGCGCGGCACACCGAGTTCGCGCTCAAGTGCGTGCTCTTCCCGTACGCCGACATCCCGGTGATCGCGGCGAAGACCCGTTCCTACGAGGCCGAGCACAACTCGCTCGACGCCAACGGGCGGCTGGTCGGCCACATGGTCCGCGTCTGGGCGAGCACGGACAACTGGATCCTCATGGACTTCGCGGAGGGCCGCACCCTCGCGGAGGAGATCGACGCGCTCAAGCGGGAGGCCGCCCTGCCTGCGGCCGGCCGGTTCCGGCGACGGCGGCCCTCACCGGCCGGGAACGTCCGGCTGGACCTGATCCGCCGGGTGGGGCTGCCGCTGCTGGCCGCGCTGGCCGAGCTGCACCGGTGCGGCAAGCGCCACGAGGACCTGTCGCCGACCAACATCATCGTGCACCGCCGCGTACCCGACCGCGACGGCCGGGAGTACGACCTGACCTTCGTGGACTTCGGTCGCAACTACCTCTACAGCGGCGCGCTCGCGGGCTCGCACGCGGCGCAGAGCGTCTACGTCGCGCCCGAGGTGCGCGCCAACTCGGAGGACGTGCCGAAGGCCGACCTGTACTCGCTGGGCCGTATCCTGATCGCGCTCGGCGACGTCGGCGAGAACCGCGACGACACCATCCCGGACCGCTTCTACGGCCAGGCGCCGCTGATCGCGCGGGTCGTCGAGGACCTGATCGACGTGCGGCCCGACCGCAGGCTGCTGGTCTTCCCGGTCCCGATCGACGACACCGACGTCTACCACTACCTGCGGCAGGTGCTGGAGCAGGAACTGGACGTCACCCAGGCGGCGCTGGTGAACGACCCCGAGCTGCGCCCGCTCGCCATCCCCTACGACCGGCACACCGTGGTCGAGACCGTGCGGACGCTGTTCCCCGTGTCCCGCGAACCCAAGCGGCGACGGCGCATCTACCGCATGCGCAAGCAGCAGGGCGTGCTGGGCGACGCGCGGCGGTCGATGCACGCGCGGTGGCTGCTGTTCTTCTCGGTGGTGTCGTCGCTGAGCTACTTCGTCAGCGCCACGGTCTGCGTCCTGTGGTTCCTGCGCGACCTCGGCATCGACGTCCTCGGGCCGCCGGTGCAGCTCCTCCTGCGCCCCTGGGACGTGCCACCCGACGTCATCCCGCTCGTCGACGACCTGCGCGCGCCGGATTACCGGCTGGGCAAGGAGCACGTGTGGGAGAACCTCCCGGCGCGCATCATCGGCTTGAGCTTCGCCCTGGCGTCGGTCCGCTACTACCAGAACATCCTCGGTGGCCTCACCACGCTGGTCGCCGGCTCGTCCGCGCTGCCGGGGTCGCTGCTGCGGGTCGCGACGGAGGTCGCGATCCGCCTCATGGCGCCGTGGGCGTCGTGGTTGATCCTCTGGGTGAACCTGGTCGACGTCGACCACTGGCCGCTCGGGACGGCCATCGGCTACACCGGCGTGGTGTTCTCCAACCTGCTGTGCGCGGCGTTCGCGAGCCGGTACCTGGCGCTGGCGAGGGAGGCCAGGCTCAGCACCGTGCCGCCGGAGCACCAGAAGATCATCGGCCTCGACGCGTTCCGCCAGTGGGGACCGACGGTCACGCTGTACAGCACCACGGTGTGGATCTTCGCGTACCTGATCATCAACAAGACGCTGAAGGACACGTACGTGTACGCGCTCTCGGTGGCGCTGGTCAACATCGGCCTGTTCTACGTGCTCAAGACCGGCATCAACGCGCTCGACGTCCGCACCGGCCTGAACCGCTGCTTCCTGGCGGCCGAACGCCTGCGCTACGAGGCGGAGGCGACCTACCGCCCCAAACCCCTGTCCGCGCGGAAGGAACCGGTGCTCGTCAACCCGGACTGA